A region from the SAR202 cluster bacterium genome encodes:
- a CDS encoding CopG family transcriptional regulator codes for MRLHLPHADRRRHGEARHARAPAPPGPASRRGDGRYSGKMTAWRAAGPKEEGDMGSADSRTVTVSISPELERQIEELTRLEGRSEADLIREALRRYVLTHRLHGLMRYGSQKTAETGITEDQVDDIIHEYRS; via the coding sequence ATGCGACTCCACCTGCCTCATGCAGATCGCCGGCGGCATGGAGAAGCGCGGCACGCCCGTGCGCCCGCTCCACCTGGCCCAGCTTCTCGACGAGGCGACGGCAGGTATTCTGGTAAAATGACGGCGTGGAGAGCTGCAGGGCCTAAAGAGGAGGGCGATATGGGCAGTGCCGATTCCAGGACCGTAACGGTGTCGATATCTCCTGAGCTCGAACGACAGATCGAGGAGCTTACCCGGCTGGAAGGTCGCTCCGAAGCTGACCTCATTCGAGAGGCCCTTCGAAGGTACGTGCTTACCCACCGGCTTCACGGACTCATGCGTTACGGCTCGCAGAAGACGGCCGAGACAGGGATAACAGAGGACCAGGTGGACGACATTATTCATGAGTACCGGAGCTGA
- a CDS encoding putative toxin-antitoxin system toxin component, PIN family has product MSTGAERVRAVLDTNVFVSALNFGGPPGRILAATARGDFDLFVSKFILDELHRVLTLRFGWEVARADEVVDMFKSIGILVEPRGRVRVVKGGHDDNRVIDCAVAAKAHYLVTGDRRHLLPIGVFRGVAVVSPTDFLAALSRDFTASHPEVPSE; this is encoded by the coding sequence ATGAGTACCGGAGCTGAGCGGGTCCGCGCGGTGCTCGACACAAATGTGTTCGTTTCGGCCCTCAACTTCGGAGGCCCTCCAGGACGCATCCTCGCGGCGACGGCAAGAGGCGATTTCGATCTTTTCGTATCGAAGTTCATTCTTGACGAGCTGCATCGAGTGCTGACTCTACGATTTGGCTGGGAAGTCGCGCGAGCAGACGAAGTTGTAGATATGTTCAAGTCTATTGGGATACTGGTTGAGCCTCGGGGCAGAGTACGGGTGGTGAAAGGCGGCCACGACGACAATCGCGTGATTGATTGCGCGGTCGCTGCGAAAGCACATTACCTCGTCACGGGCGATCGCCGTCATCTACTCCCGATTGGAGTCTTTCGCGGCGTTGCAGTTGTCAGTCCAACCGACTTCTTGGCAGCCCTTAGCAGGGACTTCACAGCATCACATCCAGAGGTCCCCTCAGAATAG
- a CDS encoding (Fe-S)-binding protein: protein MSQPRPTAASLFVTCVVDQLYPEIGESTVRVLTRLGVQVEYDARQTCCGQPAFNSGYWSDARPSARRFLDMYRDNEYVVIPSGSCASMVKVFYEELFHDDPAVLAEVHAVAPRVFELSQFLVDVLGVKTLPLTGRREEAGKVTYHEACHLRRELGAKTQARGLIEAARPGDLVEMEQSDVCCGFGGTFSVKYSEISGAMLKDKIDNIARTGAASVVACDSTCLMQIAGGMEKRGTPVRPLHLAQLLDEATAGILVK from the coding sequence TTGAGCCAGCCACGGCCCACCGCCGCCTCACTGTTCGTCACATGCGTCGTTGACCAGTTATACCCCGAGATTGGGGAGAGCACTGTGCGCGTCCTCACCAGGCTCGGCGTCCAGGTGGAGTACGACGCGCGCCAGACCTGCTGTGGGCAGCCCGCATTCAATTCCGGCTACTGGTCGGACGCTCGCCCGTCCGCGCGGCGCTTCCTGGACATGTATAGAGACAACGAGTACGTCGTCATCCCGTCCGGCTCGTGCGCGAGCATGGTAAAGGTCTTTTACGAGGAGCTTTTCCACGACGACCCTGCCGTCCTGGCCGAGGTGCACGCCGTAGCGCCCCGCGTTTTCGAGCTTTCCCAGTTCCTCGTAGATGTGCTGGGCGTGAAGACGCTCCCGTTGACCGGGCGGAGAGAAGAAGCCGGCAAGGTCACCTATCACGAGGCCTGTCACCTGCGCCGTGAGCTCGGCGCAAAGACGCAGGCTCGCGGCCTGATAGAGGCGGCCAGGCCGGGCGACCTCGTCGAAATGGAGCAGTCGGATGTGTGCTGCGGGTTCGGCGGCACGTTCTCGGTAAAGTACTCTGAAATTTCCGGCGCAATGCTGAAGGACAAGATCGATAATATCGCTCGGACCGGCGCAGCCTCGGTGGTCGCATGCGACTCCACCTGCCTCATGCAGATCGCCGGCGGCATGGAGAAGCGCGGCACGCCCGTGCGCCCGCTCCACCTGGCCCAGCTTCTCGACGAGGCGACGGCAGGTATTCTGGTAAAATGA
- a CDS encoding ABC transporter substrate-binding protein: MPATGALRRLPALLIATALALLVAGCSGDNSPSPTPAPTVDHSLLHGREAVVGVVLSLTGSNAIYGEPQRKGIALAMDEINQGLAGYPHFILDIRDDEGDPQKAKAIYEEMVARERLLAIVGPTLSASAVVADPVAQAAGVPVLAVSNTATGVVEIGDYVFRNSLSEAQVIPQTVAVAKSKLGLQRVAIIYGDGETFTLSGYHAFKDALAANGISIAAEQSYAPGRTDFADLLREIGASHPDAIVASSLARDASVILQQARALGITAPFIGGNGFNSPSVLSAAGEAADGLMVGAAWNVEAPSDLSRKFVEAYRTRYGQDPDQFAAQAYAGLYILGKAISRIGPEEGRSELRETLQGVSLETVLGDFRFAPSRDAQHPAVVQIVRGGRFVPYQ; encoded by the coding sequence ATGCCGGCAACCGGTGCGCTACGCCGCCTCCCTGCCCTGCTGATTGCTACCGCCCTCGCACTGCTCGTCGCGGGGTGCTCCGGCGACAATTCGCCATCGCCCACGCCTGCCCCGACTGTAGACCACAGCCTGCTTCACGGCCGCGAGGCCGTGGTGGGCGTGGTCCTTTCCCTGACCGGCAGCAACGCCATATACGGCGAGCCGCAACGCAAAGGCATCGCCCTCGCCATGGACGAGATCAACCAGGGGCTGGCGGGATATCCACACTTCATCCTCGACATCCGCGACGACGAGGGCGACCCTCAGAAGGCGAAGGCGATTTACGAGGAGATGGTAGCCAGAGAACGCCTTCTCGCGATCGTCGGCCCCACCCTCTCTGCGAGCGCGGTAGTCGCCGACCCCGTGGCTCAGGCCGCCGGCGTGCCCGTGCTTGCCGTTTCGAACACCGCGACGGGTGTGGTCGAAATAGGCGACTACGTCTTTCGTAATTCTCTTTCCGAAGCGCAGGTTATTCCGCAGACGGTGGCTGTCGCCAAATCGAAGCTGGGGCTGCAGCGGGTCGCGATCATCTACGGCGACGGAGAGACATTCACCCTATCCGGATACCACGCCTTCAAGGACGCCCTGGCCGCCAACGGCATCTCGATTGCAGCTGAGCAGTCCTATGCGCCGGGCAGAACGGACTTTGCGGACCTGCTCCGTGAGATCGGCGCGTCCCACCCGGACGCCATCGTCGCTTCGTCGCTGGCCAGGGACGCCTCGGTCATCCTCCAGCAGGCGCGCGCGCTGGGAATCACCGCTCCATTCATCGGCGGAAACGGCTTCAACTCGCCGTCTGTGCTCTCGGCGGCCGGTGAGGCGGCCGACGGCCTGATGGTCGGGGCGGCGTGGAACGTGGAGGCGCCCAGCGACTTGAGCAGGAAGTTCGTAGAGGCCTACCGGACGAGGTACGGCCAAGACCCGGACCAGTTTGCGGCGCAGGCGTACGCGGGGCTGTACATCCTGGGGAAGGCAATCTCCCGCATAGGGCCTGAGGAAGGGCGGAGCGAGCTTCGGGAGACCTTGCAGGGAGTGAGCCTGGAGACGGTTCTCGGCGACTTCCGGTTTGCGCCGTCGCGCGACGCGCAACACCCAGCGGTGGTCCAGATCGTACGCGGCGGCCGCTTCGTTCCGTACCAGTGA
- a CDS encoding iron-sulfur cluster-binding protein — translation MEPRTREFISLASATIADPQRQKSLQGLYGGFHQARINAAAATQGWEDLRDRGRAIKAHVVENLDHYLEMAARNVENASGKVFFAKDAASASDYVLGLARARGVRTVIKGKSMISEEMGLNHHLEASGIEAVETDLGEYLIQLAGQTPYHIIAPAIHMSRQEVSDILHEKTGAPRHDSIEEIAGVARRQLREKFIAADMGITGANFVVAETGTLVLVTNEGNGRMSTSMPPVHVAIMGMEKIVPSMEDLGVMLRLLIRSATGQRLSSYVTTVTGPRRADDEDGPEEFHLVIVDNGRSKLLADPQMREALYCLRCGACLNACPVYRKVGGHAYGWVYSGPIGAIVSPVLTDVAEAKHLPFASSLCGACREVCPVRINIPRMLLHLRHEIAEGGTHVSKPAAPVIERVMMRGYRATVSRPSAMRLAGGVGRLAQSPLARNGRIRRLPPPLSGWTRYRTFPTLASRTFRARWKRGIR, via the coding sequence ATGGAACCGCGCACCAGAGAGTTCATTTCGCTCGCCTCCGCCACAATCGCCGACCCGCAGCGACAGAAGAGCCTGCAGGGCCTGTACGGGGGCTTCCACCAGGCGCGGATAAACGCCGCGGCCGCCACGCAAGGGTGGGAGGATCTGCGGGACCGCGGCCGGGCTATCAAGGCCCACGTGGTGGAGAACCTGGACCACTACCTGGAGATGGCGGCGCGCAACGTGGAGAATGCAAGCGGCAAGGTCTTCTTCGCGAAGGACGCCGCGTCGGCCAGCGACTATGTGCTTGGATTGGCGCGGGCGAGGGGCGTCAGGACCGTGATCAAGGGCAAGTCCATGATCTCCGAGGAGATGGGACTCAACCACCATCTCGAAGCGAGCGGCATCGAGGCCGTTGAGACTGACCTCGGGGAGTACCTCATCCAGCTCGCCGGGCAGACGCCCTACCATATCATCGCACCGGCCATACACATGTCGCGCCAGGAAGTCTCCGACATCCTCCACGAAAAGACCGGCGCTCCCCGCCACGACAGCATAGAAGAAATCGCGGGCGTGGCGCGCAGGCAGCTCAGGGAGAAGTTCATCGCCGCGGACATGGGAATCACGGGCGCGAACTTCGTTGTGGCGGAGACCGGCACTCTCGTCCTTGTCACCAACGAGGGCAACGGTCGAATGTCCACATCAATGCCGCCGGTGCACGTGGCTATCATGGGCATGGAGAAGATCGTCCCCTCGATGGAGGACCTTGGCGTCATGCTTCGCCTGCTCATTCGCTCCGCCACCGGCCAGCGCCTGTCCAGCTACGTTACCACCGTGACCGGGCCGCGAAGGGCTGATGACGAGGACGGCCCGGAGGAGTTCCACCTGGTGATCGTGGACAACGGACGCTCGAAGCTGCTTGCGGACCCTCAAATGCGTGAGGCGCTCTATTGCCTTCGGTGCGGCGCATGCCTGAACGCCTGCCCCGTATACCGCAAGGTGGGCGGCCACGCCTACGGCTGGGTGTACTCGGGACCCATCGGCGCAATCGTCTCCCCGGTGCTCACAGACGTTGCGGAGGCAAAGCACCTGCCCTTCGCGTCCAGCCTTTGCGGGGCGTGTAGGGAAGTGTGCCCGGTGAGAATCAACATCCCAAGGATGCTCCTCCACCTGCGCCACGAGATTGCCGAGGGTGGGACGCACGTGAGCAAGCCGGCGGCGCCAGTGATAGAGAGGGTGATGATGCGCGGGTACCGCGCTACGGTGTCGCGCCCGTCCGCCATGCGGCTGGCCGGCGGAGTGGGGCGGCTGGCGCAGTCGCCGCTCGCCCGGAACGGCCGCATCCGGCGGCTGCCGCCTCCGCTCTCCGGGTGGACGCGCTACCGCACGTTCCCCACGCTGGCCTCGCGCACGTTCAGGGCGCGCTGGAAGCGGGGTATACGCTAG
- the polX gene encoding DNA polymerase/3'-5' exonuclease PolX, producing MPNHEIAAVFDDMAGLREVQGANKCRVRAYRNAARSIDNLGRSVAEMAERGEDLSAIPGIGKELARKAVEISATGSLADLTRLRRQVPRAVTELMDLPGLGPNKARQLHEALGVATRSELAEAAQAGRIRRVPGFGPKTEERILAELAARRSDKGSNRSRFRHADVEQVVEGLLAHVRRDRGVVRAEAAGSFRRGKETVGDIDMVAACRPGYSVIDHFVSFGGISRVVSKGPTRATVVMRSGLQVDLRSVDKDSWGAALHYFTGSRAHTLKIRLMAQRAGLKVNEYGVYDGDRKIAGETEEDVNAALGLPYIEPELREDRGEVEAGLDGRLPELVTEGDIRGNLHTHTVATDGRMTLRQVADGAMARGYEYIAVTDHTQSLRITNGQDPARVLAQFAEIDRLNDELEGRLRVLKSAEVDILLDGSLDLPDGVLREMDVVVCSVHSHFKLPRKHQTERIIRAISKPCPIILGHGTGRKINVREPYDVDIEAVIDAAARLGRVLEVNGQPERLDINDVYAKMAKEAGVKLSVSTDAHRLSEFDFMRHGVMQARRGWLEARDVINTLPLEEMLASFG from the coding sequence ATACCAAACCACGAAATCGCGGCGGTCTTTGATGACATGGCCGGCCTGCGGGAGGTCCAGGGGGCAAACAAGTGCCGCGTGCGCGCATACCGCAACGCCGCGAGGAGCATCGACAACCTGGGGCGCAGCGTGGCGGAGATGGCGGAGCGGGGTGAAGACCTGTCCGCTATCCCCGGCATTGGCAAGGAGCTGGCCCGAAAGGCGGTGGAGATCTCAGCGACCGGCAGCCTGGCTGACCTGACGCGCCTGAGGCGCCAAGTGCCGCGCGCGGTGACGGAGCTTATGGACCTCCCCGGGCTGGGCCCTAATAAGGCGCGTCAATTGCACGAGGCGCTTGGTGTTGCCACGCGCTCGGAGCTTGCCGAGGCCGCACAGGCCGGCAGGATCAGGAGGGTGCCCGGGTTCGGGCCGAAGACGGAGGAGCGTATCCTGGCCGAGCTGGCCGCCCGCAGGAGCGACAAGGGCAGCAACCGCTCGCGGTTCCGGCACGCGGACGTGGAGCAGGTGGTAGAAGGCCTCCTGGCGCATGTGCGACGCGATCGCGGAGTGGTGCGCGCAGAGGCAGCCGGAAGCTTCAGGCGCGGCAAGGAGACCGTCGGCGACATCGATATGGTGGCGGCGTGCAGGCCCGGGTACAGCGTCATAGACCACTTCGTGAGCTTCGGCGGGATCAGCCGCGTGGTATCGAAAGGCCCCACGAGGGCCACGGTGGTCATGCGGTCCGGACTGCAGGTGGACCTTCGCTCCGTGGACAAAGACTCCTGGGGCGCCGCCCTGCACTACTTCACCGGGTCCCGCGCGCATACTCTCAAGATACGGCTCATGGCCCAGCGCGCCGGGCTCAAGGTCAACGAGTACGGCGTGTATGACGGCGACCGCAAGATCGCGGGCGAGACCGAGGAGGATGTGAACGCCGCCCTCGGCCTGCCGTATATCGAGCCGGAGCTCCGCGAGGACCGGGGCGAGGTGGAGGCTGGACTGGACGGCCGTCTGCCGGAGCTGGTGACGGAGGGAGACATTCGCGGGAACCTGCACACGCACACGGTCGCCACCGACGGCCGGATGACGCTGCGCCAGGTGGCCGATGGGGCAATGGCCCGCGGCTACGAGTACATCGCCGTGACTGACCACACGCAGAGCCTGCGCATAACGAACGGGCAGGACCCGGCGCGGGTGCTGGCCCAGTTTGCGGAAATAGACAGGCTGAACGATGAGCTCGAAGGGCGATTGCGGGTACTGAAGAGCGCGGAGGTGGACATACTGCTGGACGGCTCGCTGGACCTGCCGGACGGAGTACTGCGAGAGATGGACGTGGTGGTCTGCTCGGTGCATTCGCACTTCAAGTTGCCGCGCAAGCATCAGACTGAACGTATTATCAGGGCCATCTCGAAGCCGTGCCCTATCATCCTGGGCCATGGAACGGGGCGCAAGATCAACGTCAGGGAGCCATACGACGTGGACATTGAGGCGGTGATAGATGCGGCGGCGCGACTGGGACGTGTCCTGGAGGTGAACGGGCAGCCCGAGCGGTTGGACATTAACGATGTCTACGCGAAGATGGCGAAAGAGGCGGGCGTCAAACTCTCCGTTTCCACCGACGCACACCGTCTGAGTGAGTTCGACTTCATGCGCCACGGCGTGATGCAGGCGCGGCGGGGCTGGCTGGAGGCGCGCGACGTGATCAATACGCTGCCGCTGGAGGAGATGCTCGCTTCGTTCGGGTGA
- a CDS encoding MATE family efflux transporter: MPKNLLFLAWPQVTEGLLTVVAQVADMFWAGRLGYQAVAGLGVGQIYILMTLTARAGMDAAMRAMIARAIGARQISHANHVLLQALALTALFSLFIAVTGIALSEQMLRVLGLGDEVVRQANAYMQIMFIAIGGFFFQSMSAGALQAAGDSLTPLKAETVARIIHFVLSPLLVLGLFGMPELGLAGISLAMLAGRSVGISMNFFALFRGHTRLRLDIREFRPDVPLMGRMLKIGLPASVTGAQRGISQLVLVAMVAPFGDGAVAAFAVARRVETMANQTSVGIGKAAGALAAQNLGAGNADRAMPTVKCAIAYMAIVGGILCTFFFLFPGKVAAFFHSDAQFIDAATTWILIVALGFLPLSVGYVLDHVFNTVGKPTIPMLVTVATLWGIEIPLSYVLSHHTPLAQYGLPWALVIGSTIRLVILAAYLRNGKWRRVGATV; the protein is encoded by the coding sequence GTGCCCAAAAACCTCCTCTTCCTCGCTTGGCCCCAGGTCACGGAGGGCTTGCTGACGGTCGTCGCGCAGGTGGCGGACATGTTTTGGGCCGGCCGCCTCGGCTACCAGGCAGTCGCCGGGTTGGGCGTTGGCCAGATCTACATTCTTATGACGCTCACTGCGCGGGCAGGCATGGACGCTGCCATGCGGGCCATGATTGCCCGGGCGATCGGCGCGCGCCAGATCTCCCACGCGAACCACGTGCTTTTGCAGGCGCTGGCGCTGACGGCCCTCTTCTCCCTCTTCATCGCAGTGACGGGCATCGCGCTTTCGGAGCAGATGCTGCGAGTTCTGGGCCTGGGGGACGAAGTGGTGCGGCAGGCGAACGCGTACATGCAGATCATGTTCATCGCCATCGGGGGGTTCTTCTTCCAGTCCATGAGCGCCGGGGCGCTCCAGGCGGCGGGGGACAGCCTCACTCCCCTGAAGGCGGAAACGGTCGCGCGAATTATTCACTTCGTCTTGAGCCCGTTGCTGGTGCTCGGCCTATTCGGGATGCCGGAACTTGGGCTGGCGGGCATCTCACTCGCGATGCTCGCCGGTAGGAGCGTGGGCATTTCCATGAACTTCTTTGCGCTGTTCAGAGGGCATACTCGACTGCGCCTTGATATCAGGGAATTCAGGCCGGACGTGCCGCTGATGGGGCGCATGCTGAAGATAGGTCTGCCTGCCTCGGTCACGGGCGCGCAGCGGGGCATTTCGCAGCTCGTGCTGGTGGCGATGGTGGCGCCGTTCGGCGACGGCGCGGTGGCGGCGTTCGCGGTGGCGCGGCGCGTGGAGACGATGGCAAACCAGACGAGCGTCGGCATCGGCAAGGCCGCAGGGGCGCTTGCGGCGCAAAACCTGGGAGCAGGAAACGCAGACCGGGCGATGCCGACGGTCAAGTGTGCCATCGCCTACATGGCGATCGTGGGCGGCATTCTATGCACTTTCTTCTTCCTGTTCCCCGGCAAGGTGGCCGCGTTCTTCCACTCGGACGCGCAGTTCATAGACGCCGCAACGACGTGGATACTCATCGTCGCTCTCGGCTTCCTGCCGCTGAGCGTGGGGTACGTGCTTGACCACGTCTTCAACACCGTGGGCAAGCCGACAATTCCAATGCTCGTCACGGTGGCTACGCTCTGGGGCATTGAGATACCGCTGTCCTATGTGCTCTCACACCACACGCCGCTGGCGCAATACGGGCTGCCGTGGGCGCTGGTTATTGGCTCCACGATACGACTTGTGATACTGGCCGCCTATTTGCGAAACGGCAAGTGGCGCAGGGTCGG